The window TCCTCCTGGCTTTTCAGGGCAACACGCCGCACCGAAACCAGGTTTCCATAACTACTTCTGCCACTTCTAAGCACATTCCAGTAATTGCAGCAGGTTCTGGCAAAAAACGCTTGAACGACACCCGCGGGGAGCTCCGCCATGCAGAATACTGTTCCACTCCCCCCATGTCATTCCTATATGCCCCTACAATATATAAATTTTTTTCATTAACAAAGAAAAAAAGATTTACAACGAAGAAACCAGAGAGTAACATTGTTACCATACTGAACAGCAATCAGTTACTTCAAATTGTTTTGTATCGTTATTATATGCATTTAAGAGGCTAACACCAAGATAACACGAATCAACATTTAACTTGTCATGGTGTATCTTTGACAGGCTGAATCTCAACCAAGATATTGTATTACCATAGCTATCAACGGATAACACAATCCAAAAACTTCTCCAGGAACGAGATATGGTAACACTGTTAAACACAACATCAAGAGTATACAAATGCGCTGGAAGCCTTCAGGGCCGCCCCTTCCTCTCTTCTCCGGCGCAGCCCGGCCAGGGTCTTCCGTACCGCCCCAGCCACAATTTTCTGATACATACACACCATATATATGGAAGACAGTCCGGTATCCGCATCTCGCTGCGCATCTGTGGCTACCCCCTGCAACAGGGAAATGGACCTGAAGTCCCCCGTAACACCCCGCGCTTCTGCCGAAGTAGTGGGTAAGACACAATTGCACTACCATTCCGGTCAATAAAAGTCAGAACTCAAGGGAGCATATATTATGGCTTTTGAGAAAATTGAACAGCTGCGGAAGAAAAAAGAAAAACTTGCTCTTGGTGGTGGCCAGGCCCGCATAGACAAGCAGCATCAAAAAGGCAAAATGACGGCCAGGGAGCGACTCGACTATCTCTTTGACCCCGGTTCTTTCATAGAACTGGACGCCTTCGTCCGTAACCGTTGCACGAATTTCGGTATGGACAAGATGGAATTTGAAGGCGAATCCGTTGTAACGGGCTACGGCATGGTCGACGGAAGGCTGGTCTACGCTTTTTCACAGGATTTTACGGTTACAGGCGGTGCCCTGGGCGAAATGCACGCCACAAAGGTCGTTAAAGCCATGGATGCTGCGCTCAAAGTCGGCGCACCCATTATAGGATTAAACGACTCTGGCGGCGCCAGAATCCAGGAAGCGGTAGACGCGCTTTCCGGCTATGGCGACCTCTTTTTCAGAAACGCCACGTACTCTGGCGTCATCCCGCAAATTTCAGCAATAATGGGACCGTGTGCCGGTGGTGCAGTCTACTCACCTGCACTTACTGATTTCGTATTTATGGTAAACAAATCGGCTCAGATGTTTATTACCGGCCCCCAGGTCATTAAGACGGTTACCGGTGAAGAAGTGAGCCCGGAAGAGCTTGGCGGAGCAATGACCCATAACTCCATCAGCGGTAACGCCCATTTTATTTCTGAAACAGACCAGGACTGCATCAACGAGATTCGACGCCTGCTCAGCTATCTGCCCTCGAACAATATGGAGCATGCCCCGATCTTTGAATCTGAAGATGACATCAACCGCATTATCCCCGAACTTGACACCCTGGTTCCTGAAAATCCAAATAAGCCGTATGACATCATGGATGTCATCACCGCAATAGTTGATCAAGGCGAATTTCTCGAATACCAACCTTATTTCGCCAAGAACATCGTAACGGGCTACGCCAGGATAAATGGCAGGTCTATAGGCATTATCGCCAATCAACCCAACATGATGGCAGGCTGTCTGGACATGAACGCCGGTGACAAAGCTGCACGTTTTATCCGCACCTGCAACGCGTACAATGTCCCACTGCTCACCTTTGTTGACGTACCCGGATTTCTGCCAGGAACCAATCAGGAGCATGGCGGAATTATCAGGCACGGCGCCAAGATACTCTATGCCTACAGCGAGGCAACAGTTCCCAAGGTAACAGTGATCACCAGAAAGGCCTACGGCGGAGCCTACGTCGCCATGTGCTCCAAATCACTTGGTGCCGACATGGTCCTGGCCTGGCCAAGCGCAGAAATCGCCGTCATGGGTCCTGATGGTGCGGTAAACATCATTTTCCGTAACGAGATCAACAAAGCAGAAAACAAAGAAGAAACCCGGCAGCAGCTTCTGACAGACTACCGGGCTGAGTTCGCCACCCCGTACAAGGCGGCCGAACGCGGTTTTGTGGATGATGTCATAGAACCCGGCTCCAGTCGTCAGCGGATCATTGATGCCTTCAACATGCTCGAAGGCAAAAGGGAAACACGACCGCCGAAAAAGCACGGCAATATGCCTCTGTAAAACAAGGAGCATTATATGGACACTGTCGAATTGCTCACCAAATTTGCCGACCCGGAAGCCATGCGCGCCCTGACAGCCACTCAACGTCTGCTGGCAGGGCTTGCCACCACCATTCTTGGTATGGGCATTACCCTGGTATCACTGATCCTGGTACAGTTTGTCATCACTTTGATGGCGAAATTCACTGCGCCTCAACCTGTGACTACAGAACCGGTGGAGCCTACCGCCGAAACCGGAACGGATGCGACACAACCAGACCAGCATAAAGATGAAGAATTGGTAGCAGCAATAACCGTTGCGCTGGCCATGCAATTGCAGACCGCCACCAGCAATATCGTCATCAGGAACATCAAGCGGCGCGAAGATCGCACCCCTGCGTGGAGCAAAGCCGGTTTGGCTGAACAAATGAATATTAATTCTTAGGAGTGGTCAATAATGAGAACTTTTCGAGTAATTGTTGGTGGAAACGAGTACGAAGTTGCCATTGAGGAGATTACGGATAAGGCTACAATTGCCGCTCCCACAGAGAGCCGAAGCACGCCGGCTCCCAAGGCGAATACTGCACCTTCATCAGGTAAGCCCGCTGCATCTCCAGCCAAAGCTGCACCCAAAGTGCCTGCAGGTGATGGGACTATTCTGGCAGCAATGCCCGGAACCATAACCGAAGTGCGGGTTAACACCGGTGATCAGGTTAAACGCGGTGACACTTTGATGATTCTTGAAGCAATGAAGATGGAAAACGAAATCAAAGCTCCCATAGACGGCACTGTCTCCACAATAGAAGTTAGTAAAGGTATGGCGGTGAACGCCGGGATGGCTCTTTTGGTTCTAGCCTGAGTTGCGCTTATGACGACCTGCTCCACCAAACAAATCGGTTCATCCGATTAACCCGATTAACATTGGGGGTTCGCAATGCTGAACGCACTACTGAATTTCGCACACAGTACAGGTTTCTACGGTCTTACCTTTGGCCATATCATCATGATCCTGATCTCTTTTGTGCTGCTCTATCTAGCTATTGTTAAAGGCTTTGAACCGCTGCTGCTGGTTCCCATCGCCTTTGGCGTGTTACTGACCAACCTGCCCTTTGCCGGCCTGATGGCAGAACCGGTAATGGAGATTACCGAACATGCCGCCCATACCGTCGAGCCGGGAGGTTTGCTCTACTATCTGTTTCAGGGGGACCACCTTGGCATCTTCCCACCTCTTATATTTCTTGGAGTGGGCGCAATGACCGATTTCGGACCGCTTATCGCCAACCCCAAGTCTCTCCTGCTCGGTGCGGCTGCCCAGTTCGGAATTTTCATCACCTTCATCGGCGCTATCGCATCCGGACTATTCACCGCCCAGGAAGCTGCTTCCATCGGTATTATCGGCGGTGCCGACGGACCGACAGCTATCTTTTTATCATCCAAGCTAGCGCCGCATCTGCTCGGGGCCATCGCGATTGCAGCCTACTCATATATGGCGCTTGTCCCTATCATCCAGCCGCCCATTATGCGCTGGCTCACCAGCAAGGATGAAAGAAAGATTCGCATGACCCAGCTTCGCGAGGTCACCAAGAAAGAGAAAATCCTCTTTCCAATCATCGTCACTCTGGTTGTATCGCTTATCGTGCCACCCGCTGCAACCCTGATCGGTATGCTTATGCTCGGCAACCTGTTCCGGGAATGCGGTGTGGTCAGCAGACTTGAGGATACCTCCAAAAATGCACTGATCAATATCGTCACAATCTTTCTGGGGGTGACGGTTGGTGCAACCGCCACAGCAGAAGGTTTCCTGAACGTGAAGACTCTGGCGATCCTGGGTCTGGGCATCATAGCCTTCGGTATAGGCACCGCCTCAGGCGTATTGATCGCCAAATTAATGAACAAGTTTCTCGATGTGAAAATAAATCCGCTGATCGGCTCTGCCGGTGTCTCAGCCGTGCCAATGGCAGCGAGGGTTTCCCAGGTCGTGGGCCAGAAAGAAGAACCATCAAATTTCCTGCTCATGCACGCAATGGGTCCAAACGTTGCCGGCGTAATCGGTTCGGCAGTTTCCGCAGGCGTTCTGCTCTCCCTCTTTGGCGGCTGAAACCTGTGCAACCTAAGCCTTTACAGCATTTAATGGTCGTTCTTTTTTGTTGCAGACCAAAAGTATATGCATTACAAGCAGGTAGAACTTTGTCTTATATTAAAGTCTTACATGATGTATCCTACAGGTTTGGTCGTAAAATCAGCAAGTTAAAGCAACATCATTTCTTTACATACATACTCCGTAGACGCGATCGCCTTCCCCTCTTTCTCTTGTGCATTGTGCACCGGGCAAGCATCCCTATGGATCAGTTAATACAAGAAAAAGGACGGCAGTAACAATGGCAGAAGAACTCAATCCTGACATCCAACGAAGACTGGAAAAAGCTGTACTGGAGGTTTTCTCTCACTCCGATTTCCACAAGGCAAGCATCCGCGATATTGCGGAAAAAGCCGGTGTCAGCTTTACCACCATCTACAAACACTACGATAGCAAGGAACGATTGGTCTTTGCTTTCGTAGACATCTGGATGGGCAAGCTGACAGACCGGATTGTCGATCACCTTCAGGGCATCGAAGACCTGAAGGAGAAGCTGCGCAAGGTTTTCTGGCTGCAGCTCGACTACTATGAACGTCACGAAGGTTTAGGCAGAATCGTCTTTATGACCCTGCCCATGAAAACCTGGATGGCGGATGAAACATTTGAGCAACGCAGGATGATGAACCTGTTGATCAATGTGCTGCAGGAAGGACAGAAAGAGGGTGTACTGAACAATGATGTTCGGGCGGGTACCTTACTCGACTTCCTCATGGGTTTTGTGCAGCGCAGCTTTTTCATGTGGATACTTCGCGGCAAAAAAGAGAGCCTGGCAGGTCAGGCCAATGTGATGTTCGAAATGGTTTGGCGCGGAATGGCGAACCCACACGAAAAGAAATAGGCTTCATCCTCCTTTCAAAACAAGCAATGATCGGGTTGTCCGTATTATGCGGACAACAACACTGAACACTTTTGGGAGGCGCACCATGAAAATTTTGAAGATTGATCATCTGGGAATTGCAGTCAATTCTATCGATGCCGGTAAAACATTCTGGTCAGATGTTCTTGGACTCGAATTTGAGGGAGCGGAAACCGTAGAAGAGCAGAAAGTTACCACCGCATTTTTCCCTGTTGGGGATAGTGAAGTTGAACTTCTTGAATCCACCTCACCCGACGGCCCTGTGGCCAAATTTATCGAAAAGAAAGGCCAGGGATTTCAGCACATAGCCTTTCGCGTCGAAAATATCGAAGAAGCTCTCGAAGAACTGAAAGCTAAAGATATTCAGTTGATCGACCAGAAGCCAAGGATCGGCGCAGGTGGTGCTAAAATCGCCTTTTTGCACCCGAAAGCCACCGGCGGCGTACTGGTTGAACTCTGCCAGCGCGACTGATAACTATATAATACATTTATTGAAGACAGTGAGAGAGTAGGGAGTGTCTTCAATCAGTATCTGAATTTTTCATCCTGAAACTGTTGCTGTCCGTTACCCATCCCACAAACACCGCACCTCAGTTTCAGGGTGAGAAGTTTTTGTTGCTTACATCGGCTTCAGCCGAACATATAAAGGAGCACACCATGTCAGTACATCCCGATAAGGCCAAATGGGAAGAGGCGGCAACCAAGCTACTCAAAGGTAAGTCACCGGACTCCCTGAACTGGGCAACACCTGAAGGAATTACCGTAAAACCACTTTACACGGCAG of the Desulfosediminicola ganghwensis genome contains:
- a CDS encoding acyl-CoA carboxylase subunit beta; protein product: MAFEKIEQLRKKKEKLALGGGQARIDKQHQKGKMTARERLDYLFDPGSFIELDAFVRNRCTNFGMDKMEFEGESVVTGYGMVDGRLVYAFSQDFTVTGGALGEMHATKVVKAMDAALKVGAPIIGLNDSGGARIQEAVDALSGYGDLFFRNATYSGVIPQISAIMGPCAGGAVYSPALTDFVFMVNKSAQMFITGPQVIKTVTGEEVSPEELGGAMTHNSISGNAHFISETDQDCINEIRRLLSYLPSNNMEHAPIFESEDDINRIIPELDTLVPENPNKPYDIMDVITAIVDQGEFLEYQPYFAKNIVTGYARINGRSIGIIANQPNMMAGCLDMNAGDKAARFIRTCNAYNVPLLTFVDVPGFLPGTNQEHGGIIRHGAKILYAYSEATVPKVTVITRKAYGGAYVAMCSKSLGADMVLAWPSAEIAVMGPDGAVNIIFRNEINKAENKEETRQQLLTDYRAEFATPYKAAERGFVDDVIEPGSSRQRIIDAFNMLEGKRETRPPKKHGNMPL
- a CDS encoding OadG family protein gives rise to the protein MDTVELLTKFADPEAMRALTATQRLLAGLATTILGMGITLVSLILVQFVITLMAKFTAPQPVTTEPVEPTAETGTDATQPDQHKDEELVAAITVALAMQLQTATSNIVIRNIKRREDRTPAWSKAGLAEQMNINS
- a CDS encoding biotin/lipoyl-containing protein, with the translated sequence MRTFRVIVGGNEYEVAIEEITDKATIAAPTESRSTPAPKANTAPSSGKPAASPAKAAPKVPAGDGTILAAMPGTITEVRVNTGDQVKRGDTLMILEAMKMENEIKAPIDGTVSTIEVSKGMAVNAGMALLVLA
- a CDS encoding sodium ion-translocating decarboxylase subunit beta, with product MLNALLNFAHSTGFYGLTFGHIIMILISFVLLYLAIVKGFEPLLLVPIAFGVLLTNLPFAGLMAEPVMEITEHAAHTVEPGGLLYYLFQGDHLGIFPPLIFLGVGAMTDFGPLIANPKSLLLGAAAQFGIFITFIGAIASGLFTAQEAASIGIIGGADGPTAIFLSSKLAPHLLGAIAIAAYSYMALVPIIQPPIMRWLTSKDERKIRMTQLREVTKKEKILFPIIVTLVVSLIVPPAATLIGMLMLGNLFRECGVVSRLEDTSKNALINIVTIFLGVTVGATATAEGFLNVKTLAILGLGIIAFGIGTASGVLIAKLMNKFLDVKINPLIGSAGVSAVPMAARVSQVVGQKEEPSNFLLMHAMGPNVAGVIGSAVSAGVLLSLFGG
- a CDS encoding TetR/AcrR family transcriptional regulator, yielding MAEELNPDIQRRLEKAVLEVFSHSDFHKASIRDIAEKAGVSFTTIYKHYDSKERLVFAFVDIWMGKLTDRIVDHLQGIEDLKEKLRKVFWLQLDYYERHEGLGRIVFMTLPMKTWMADETFEQRRMMNLLINVLQEGQKEGVLNNDVRAGTLLDFLMGFVQRSFFMWILRGKKESLAGQANVMFEMVWRGMANPHEKK
- the mce gene encoding methylmalonyl-CoA epimerase, yielding MKILKIDHLGIAVNSIDAGKTFWSDVLGLEFEGAETVEEQKVTTAFFPVGDSEVELLESTSPDGPVAKFIEKKGQGFQHIAFRVENIEEALEELKAKDIQLIDQKPRIGAGGAKIAFLHPKATGGVLVELCQRD